The nucleotide sequence GAAGGAGATCTTCGACAACCGCATCGCCGGGCCGCTGATGCGCGGGATGCACCACATCTCCGTCGACCGCTCCGCCGGGCTCGCCTCCTACCGTGAGGCGCTCGGGAAGCTGCAGGCCGGCGAGGTCGTCGGCGTCTTCCCCGAAGCCACCATCAGCCGGTCGTTCACCGTCAAGGAGATCAAGTCGGGCGCCGTCCGGATGGCCGCGGCGGCCAACGTCCCGGTGGTGCCGATGGCGCTGTGGGGCACCCAGCGGCTCTGGACGAAGGGCCGTCCGAAGGATCTGACCCGCCGGCACGTGCCCGTCTCGATCCTGGTCGGCGAGCCGATGCACCCGGCGAAGGGCGACGACTGGGACATCGTGACGAAGGAGCTGCGCACCCGGATGAGCGCGCTGCTCGACCGGGCCCAGGCCGAGTACCCGGACCGGCCCGCGTCGGACGAGGACCGCTGGTGGCTGCCCGCGCACCTGGGCGGCACGGCGCCGACCCCGGCCGAAGCGGCCGAGCTCGACCGCCGCTAGAACGCTAGAACCAGCGCTCCAGGACCTGCGCCACGCCGTCCTCACCGGCCGGGCCGGTGACCTCGTCGGCCACCGCCAGCAGCCGCGGGTGCGCGTTCTCCATTGCGACGCCGTGGCCCGCCCAGCGGAGCATCTCGACGTCGTTGGGCATGTCGCCGAACGCGATGACCTGCTCGGGATCGACCTCCAGCCGCTCGGCGACGTCGGCGAGGCCGGTCGCCTTGGTGATGCCGTGCGCCGAAACCTCCACCAGCCCGCCTGACGACGAGTAGGTGACGTCGACCTCCCGGTCGAACAGCGCGTTCACCGCGTCCGCCATCTCCTGGGACGCCATCCCGCGGTGGCTGACCAGCAGCTTGATCGCCGGGTGCCCGAGGACTTCGGCGCGCGGCCCGGTCCGGCCCTCGCCGTCGCCCCACGGGTTGTGGTAGTCCGGCTCGATCACGAAGTTGCGCATGTCGTGGTCCACCGCGCCGGTGCTGACGCGCTCGGTCGCCAGCCGACAGCCGGGCAGCGCCTTGTCGAGGGCGTGCGCGATGTCGTGCAGCAACGTGGGTGCGAGCAGGCCGTGCACCTCGATGATCTCTTCGCGGCCGCAGTCGTAGAGGACCGCGCCGTTCGCGCACACCGCGTACCCGGTGAGCTCGAGCGGCTTCGCGATCGGGGCGATCCAGCGCGGCGGGCGGCCGCTGGCCAGGACGAACGGCACCCCCGCCTCGATGACCCGGCGGACGGTCGCGATCGTGCGGCCGGTCAGGGATTCGGAGGGGCCGAGCAGGGTGCCGTCGACGTCGGACGCGATCAACTGGGGTCTCTCCACCCGGCCATTGTCCCTGACTCGTTCGGGGGAAGACGTGCCCGTCCGTGCGACGGCCGGTGGTAACCGATAGCGTCCGGACCTGTGCGAGTTGGCATCGTCATTCTTCCGGAAGATCGTTGGTGGGCCGCCGAGCCGAAGTGGCGCGCCGCCGAGGAGTACGGCTTCGACCACGCGTGGACCTACGACCACCTCGGCTGGCGCAACCTGGTCGACGGCCCGTGGTTCTCCGCCATCCCGACCCTGACCGCGGCGGCGATGGTGACGTCCCGCATCCGGCTGGGCACGTTCGTGGCGTCCCCGGTCGCCCGGCACCCCGTGCCCTTCATGCGCGAGCTGAACACCCTCGACGACGTCTCGGACGGCCGGCTCGTCCTCGGCGTCGGCGCGGGCGTCGACCACCACCACTACGACGGCGCGGTGCTCGACGCCCCGGAGCTGACGCCCAAGCAGCGCGTGGACCGCTTCACCGAGTTCGTCGAGGCGCTCGACGGGCTGCTCATGACCGACAAGTTCGATTTCGACGGCGAGTACTACCGGGCCCGCGAGGCCCGCAACCTGCCCGGCCCGGTCCAGCGGCCGCGGCTGCCGTTCGTCGTCGCGGCGAACGGCCCGCGCACGATGACCCTCGCCGCGCGCTTCGGCGCGGGCTGGGTCACGACCGGCAAGGGCGGCGCCACCGCCGACGAGTGGTGGGCCGGCATCAAGCAGCTCACCGAGGTCTTCGACCAGCGGCTGGACGCGGTGGGCCGCGAACGGGCGAGCATCCAGCGGCACCTCAGCCTCGACGCGTCACCGGTCTTTTCGCTGAGCAGCGTGGAGGCGTTCCGCGACGCGGTGGGCCGCGCGCGGGAGCTGGGCTTCACCGACGTCATCTCGCACTGGCCGCGGTCGTCGTCGCCCTACGAGGGCCGGGAGGCCGTCCTGGAGCAGGTCGCGAGCGATGTCCTTCCGGAGCTCCACTAGTCCGAACGAGTGATATCGGGGTGGCCGGGAAACCGTTTGCCGCCTCGTCTGCGTCGGTACTTGCAGACGAGTGAAGTCACCCCGGGGGTGCGGGGGCCCTCGTGGCCGCGGAGGGGCGCCGCGGCCACGAGGGCGTTCTACTTCACGATCCGGTAGATCACCGCGCCCGGGTTCCGGTACACGACTTCGAGGAAGTCGTGCCCGTCCAGGTGCTGCAGGCCCCGCGCGATCGGCGTGTCCCGGCGGATGGTGCCGCTGCCCACCAGCACGTAGTGGATGTCGAGCCGCCGAACGGCCGCGCGCACCTCGGGATCGCTGTCGTAGTCGGCGAAGTGCCGGGCCAGATAGAGCGCGTCCGGGGGCGCCACGCCCGCGTCGTAGTGGCCGGCGACCGGGTGCACCCCGGTCAGGGCGTACATCCAGGCCGTGCCGTCGAGCCGGTCGTTGAGCACCTTCTGCTCGGCGGGGATGCCGAGCGTGCCGAGGTGGTCCATCGCGTCGATCTCGTCCTGGCTGACCGGCGGCACCACCTCGCCGGGCAGGCCGTTGTAGTAGAGCAGCGACACCGTCTTGGCGTTGGCCGCGCGGTAGAAGCCGCCGGTCAGCACCCCCATCGCGACGACGAGCAGCACCGCCGTCGCCAGCCCGACCCGGCCGGTCAGCCACGGCCGCGCCCGCACCCACGCGCGTCCGCTCGCGAGCTTCGCCAGCCACCGCTGGGCCTCGCTCATGCCGTGCGCGGCGAGCAGGCACATCGGGATCGACGCCAGCGCCATCAGCCGGAACCGGTCGTTCCACCAGGGCCGCGACAGGCTGATCACCCAGTGTTCGCCGCCGAAGCACGCGACGACCACGAACAGCGCCGACAGCCCGAGGGCCGAGAGCACCAGCCAGCGCATCCGCCGCAGCGCCCCCAGCGTCAGCACGCCGATCGCGAGGAACACCGTCAGCCAGATCTGCGGCACCGGCAGCACCTGCTTGAACGTCGCCAGCATCGCCAGTGCCTTCCACACCGGCATGTGCGAGCCCCAGGCGTAGTACGGGTACGAGCCGGACGTGAAGCCGATCGCGCCGAGGATCATCGGCGCGGCCAGCAGCCCGGCCGCCACCATCACCGGCAGCACCCACAGGACGTCGCCGCCGGCGACCCGCCAGGCGGCCCGGCCCTCGGGGACGCCGTCGACCCGGCGGCCGCGCAGCGCCCGGTACCAGCGCTGCACCACCAGCGGGAACGCGAACAGGATCGCCCCGAACAGTGCGCTCGAGTGCGCCGCGAGCAGGCCGGTCGCGCTCAGCGCGAGCACCGCGCCGGTGTCCACCCCCGGCCGCACGACGAACCGCTGCAGCGCGATCACCGCCAGCGGCGTCAGCACGATGCCGAGTGCGAACGGCAGCAGCCCGCTCGACACCGACTCGTACGCCCCGGTCGTCGCGCCGCCCGCGACCAGCGCGGCGCTGCCGGCGAACACCGCGCGGCCGCCGAGCTGGCGCACCAGCGCGGCCATGGCCAGCGCGAACAGCCCGGCGATGGGCATCGTGATCGCGTTCAGCGTGACCGGGACCGACGTCCCGGACAGCTCGTAGACCAGGGCGCCGACCAGGTGGTAGGCGTTCGGGTAGAAGGAGCCGGCCGGGTACCAGTTGATCGTGCCCATGCCGGTCAGGGAGCCGTCGCCGGTCTCGGCGATGTAGCGGATGCCGTTCGCGTGGAACACGGTGTCCCAGCGCTGGAACACCGCGGTCGTCCCGCCGCGGCCGGTGACCACCACGGCGACCGACACGGCGACGGCGATCGCCACGCAGGCCCCGACGGCCAGGTGCGCCCGGCGCGTCCAGGGCTCCGCCGGCTCCTCGGCACCCGGCGTCGACCAGCCGCGCCCGGTGAAGAGCCGGCGCAGGCCGTAGAGCACGGCGGCGAGCAGCAGCGTGCACACGGCGACGCTGAGCGAGCCGTACGGGATGTG is from Amycolatopsis mediterranei and encodes:
- a CDS encoding DUF6541 family protein, which codes for MPAPEDFWSYFAAVATYVAVLAVPGGVVGWAAGLRGWALAGLAPLLSYAITGLAGPWLAIAHIPYGSLSVAVCTLLLAAVLYGLRRLFTGRGWSTPGAEEPAEPWTRRAHLAVGACVAIAVAVSVAVVVTGRGGTTAVFQRWDTVFHANGIRYIAETGDGSLTGMGTINWYPAGSFYPNAYHLVGALVYELSGTSVPVTLNAITMPIAGLFALAMAALVRQLGGRAVFAGSAALVAGGATTGAYESVSSGLLPFALGIVLTPLAVIALQRFVVRPGVDTGAVLALSATGLLAAHSSALFGAILFAFPLVVQRWYRALRGRRVDGVPEGRAAWRVAGGDVLWVLPVMVAAGLLAAPMILGAIGFTSGSYPYYAWGSHMPVWKALAMLATFKQVLPVPQIWLTVFLAIGVLTLGALRRMRWLVLSALGLSALFVVVACFGGEHWVISLSRPWWNDRFRLMALASIPMCLLAAHGMSEAQRWLAKLASGRAWVRARPWLTGRVGLATAVLLVVAMGVLTGGFYRAANAKTVSLLYYNGLPGEVVPPVSQDEIDAMDHLGTLGIPAEQKVLNDRLDGTAWMYALTGVHPVAGHYDAGVAPPDALYLARHFADYDSDPEVRAAVRRLDIHYVLVGSGTIRRDTPIARGLQHLDGHDFLEVVYRNPGAVIYRIVK
- a CDS encoding lysophospholipid acyltransferase family protein — translated: MADLVYPPVIAAARTMFRVLDNRIRIDGAEHIPRQGGAVIACNHVSYLDFIFCGLGARPAKRLTRFMAKKEIFDNRIAGPLMRGMHHISVDRSAGLASYREALGKLQAGEVVGVFPEATISRSFTVKEIKSGAVRMAAAANVPVVPMALWGTQRLWTKGRPKDLTRRHVPVSILVGEPMHPAKGDDWDIVTKELRTRMSALLDRAQAEYPDRPASDEDRWWLPAHLGGTAPTPAEAAELDRR
- a CDS encoding LLM class flavin-dependent oxidoreductase, whose product is MRVGIVILPEDRWWAAEPKWRAAEEYGFDHAWTYDHLGWRNLVDGPWFSAIPTLTAAAMVTSRIRLGTFVASPVARHPVPFMRELNTLDDVSDGRLVLGVGAGVDHHHYDGAVLDAPELTPKQRVDRFTEFVEALDGLLMTDKFDFDGEYYRAREARNLPGPVQRPRLPFVVAANGPRTMTLAARFGAGWVTTGKGGATADEWWAGIKQLTEVFDQRLDAVGRERASIQRHLSLDASPVFSLSSVEAFRDAVGRARELGFTDVISHWPRSSSPYEGREAVLEQVASDVLPELH
- a CDS encoding Cof-type HAD-IIB family hydrolase codes for the protein MIASDVDGTLLGPSESLTGRTIATVRRVIEAGVPFVLASGRPPRWIAPIAKPLELTGYAVCANGAVLYDCGREEIIEVHGLLAPTLLHDIAHALDKALPGCRLATERVSTGAVDHDMRNFVIEPDYHNPWGDGEGRTGPRAEVLGHPAIKLLVSHRGMASQEMADAVNALFDREVDVTYSSSGGLVEVSAHGITKATGLADVAERLEVDPEQVIAFGDMPNDVEMLRWAGHGVAMENAHPRLLAVADEVTGPAGEDGVAQVLERWF